Proteins encoded within one genomic window of Deinococcus grandis:
- a CDS encoding Pvc16 family protein has translation MIADVQQALRDLIYTEAQLPRDAIDIRFAAPTGSWVSSLTRPTLNLFLHDLRENAGLRSMEFSHAPGPGGVQRQLAPRRMDLRFLITVFFKAQLDELGRDEWNVLWRVLAALLRQDEWEDRYLPDEARRLNLGVLGSVTHGDTPQSVFTSLGLSLRPHLQYTVTVPLDLNVGTYAPLVLERDLAVRGGPDRDAPLASQRRRSSWQLRAPDGRPLADALVRSDSGARGYTDPTGTVHLDAPRDAVGTLHVLTLDGQTHTLTPHTEQAQLTLDVPGGPA, from the coding sequence GTGATCGCCGACGTCCAGCAGGCCCTGCGCGACCTGATCTACACCGAGGCGCAGCTGCCCCGCGACGCCATCGACATCCGCTTCGCCGCGCCCACCGGCAGCTGGGTCAGCAGCCTGACCCGCCCCACGCTGAACCTCTTCCTGCACGACCTGCGCGAGAACGCCGGACTGCGCTCCATGGAATTCAGCCACGCCCCGGGCCCCGGCGGCGTGCAGCGCCAGCTGGCCCCCCGGCGCATGGACCTGCGCTTCCTGATCACCGTGTTCTTCAAGGCGCAGCTGGACGAACTGGGCCGCGACGAATGGAACGTCCTGTGGCGCGTCCTGGCCGCCCTGCTGCGCCAGGACGAATGGGAGGACCGCTACCTGCCCGACGAGGCCCGCCGCCTGAACCTGGGCGTGCTGGGCAGCGTCACGCACGGCGACACGCCGCAGTCGGTCTTCACCAGCCTGGGCCTGAGCCTGCGCCCGCACCTGCAGTACACCGTCACCGTGCCCCTGGACCTGAACGTCGGCACCTACGCGCCGCTGGTCCTCGAACGCGACCTCGCCGTGCGCGGCGGCCCGGACAGGGACGCGCCGCTGGCCTCACAGCGCCGCCGCAGCTCCTGGCAGCTACGCGCCCCCGACGGGCGTCCCCTGGCCGACGCGCTCGTGCGCAGCGACAGCGGCGCGCGCGGCTACACCGACCCCACCGGCACCGTGCACCTCGACGCGCCGCGCGACGCGGTCGGCACCCTGCACGTCCTCACCCTGGACGGGCAGACCCACACCCTCACCCCGCACACCGAACAGGCCCAGCTGACCCTGGACGTCCCCGGAGGCCCCGCATGA
- a CDS encoding GPW/gp25 family protein gives MTRPLTRPPARDVLGTGLAFPFGVNPRGQLGMVSGERAVAQAIMTLLMTAPGQRVMRPEYGCRIHDLVFAPGDATTLGLASYYVDEAIRRWEPRVTVERVQARLDPADPGRIVVDLRYVLRGTPDTRSLIFPFYRAP, from the coding sequence ATGACCCGACCCCTCACCCGCCCCCCGGCCCGCGACGTGCTGGGCACCGGCCTGGCCTTCCCGTTCGGCGTGAACCCCCGCGGGCAGCTGGGCATGGTCAGCGGCGAACGCGCCGTCGCGCAGGCCATCATGACCCTCCTGATGACCGCCCCCGGGCAGCGCGTCATGCGCCCCGAGTACGGCTGCCGCATCCACGACCTGGTGTTCGCCCCCGGCGACGCCACCACCCTGGGCCTGGCGTCCTACTACGTCGACGAGGCCATCCGCCGCTGGGAACCCCGCGTGACCGTCGAACGCGTCCAGGCGCGCCTGGACCCCGCCGACCCCGGCCGGATCGTCGTGGACCTGCGCTACGTGCTGCGCGGCACCCCGGACACCCGCTCCCTGATCTTCCCCTTCTACCGCGCCCCCTGA
- a CDS encoding putative baseplate assembly protein — MPLPTVNLDDRRFDDILEEARRLIPQFCPEWTDHNPSDPGMAILEVFAWMTDLLLYRVNQVPDKLLIAFLDLIGVQLAPPRAAQAPVTFYLSAPQDAPLAIAPGTEVATLRTEVNEATVFSTERSGVIRPPVLTGLYTANTLAQVRGDADDTRGVRHDLAQLGLPGYRFPIFQPQPQPGDALFVQLQDDHSDHVLALHFGVELAGGAGVNPNHPPYVWEAWQGGVSRWAQCEIEYDGTQAFNVSGELILRLPTLREGTFFEGRGYWLRCRLTNEQMHAGYRVSPDLETLRVDARGVTVPARHATVVRNELLGQSDGTPGQRFTLLNGPVLHLDPDRDLIEVLTPEGDSTLFTPVTDFSLSSPLDPHFTFDTATREVAFGPSVLQPDGSVYRFGLTPAQGATIRMTRYQYGGGAVGNVPARSLSVLKSSLPYVARVTNHAPAVGGRNAQQLEDAVQRVPHLLRTRTRAVTADDYEHLAAQVPGVARARCVTPNMHAPGQTYPGQIRALHVPPGQVTVAVLPEVRPGDPGVDADPLTPGRVAPERLTLSAELRAAVQEELDLRRPVGTTLDLRAPQYVWVSVTATVRAAHAASRPAREDVRRRALHALYTYLSPYTGGPEGQGWPFGRTLTLSELYGLLRAVPGLEVVEDVQVVLTEPGQPETREVVTGSLPMPPQALIVSDVHHVRVEQG; from the coding sequence GTGCCGCTACCCACCGTGAACCTCGACGACCGCCGCTTCGACGACATCCTCGAAGAGGCCCGCCGCCTGATCCCGCAGTTCTGCCCCGAATGGACCGACCACAACCCCAGCGACCCCGGCATGGCCATCCTGGAGGTGTTCGCGTGGATGACCGACCTGCTGCTGTACCGCGTGAACCAGGTGCCGGACAAACTGCTGATCGCCTTCCTGGACCTGATCGGAGTGCAGCTCGCCCCGCCGCGCGCCGCGCAGGCCCCGGTCACCTTCTACCTGAGCGCCCCGCAGGACGCCCCGCTGGCCATCGCGCCCGGCACCGAGGTCGCCACGCTGCGCACCGAGGTGAACGAGGCGACCGTGTTCTCCACCGAACGCAGCGGCGTGATCCGCCCCCCGGTCCTGACCGGCCTGTACACCGCCAACACCCTCGCGCAGGTGCGCGGGGACGCCGACGACACGCGCGGCGTGCGGCACGACCTCGCGCAGCTGGGCCTGCCCGGCTACCGCTTCCCGATCTTCCAGCCGCAACCGCAACCCGGCGACGCGCTGTTCGTGCAGCTGCAGGACGACCACAGCGACCACGTCCTGGCCCTGCACTTCGGCGTGGAACTCGCCGGGGGCGCCGGCGTGAACCCCAACCACCCCCCGTACGTGTGGGAGGCGTGGCAGGGCGGCGTGAGCCGCTGGGCGCAGTGCGAGATCGAGTACGACGGCACCCAGGCCTTCAACGTGTCCGGCGAGCTGATCCTGCGCCTGCCCACCCTGCGCGAGGGCACCTTCTTCGAGGGACGCGGGTACTGGCTGCGCTGCCGCCTGACCAACGAGCAGATGCACGCCGGGTACCGCGTCAGCCCCGACCTGGAAACCCTGCGTGTGGACGCCCGCGGCGTCACCGTGCCCGCCCGGCACGCCACGGTCGTCAGGAACGAACTGCTCGGGCAGAGTGACGGCACGCCGGGTCAGCGCTTCACGCTCCTGAACGGCCCGGTCCTGCACCTCGACCCGGACCGCGACCTGATCGAGGTCCTCACGCCCGAAGGGGACAGCACCCTGTTCACGCCGGTCACGGACTTCAGCCTGTCCTCGCCGCTCGACCCGCACTTCACGTTCGACACCGCCACCCGCGAGGTCGCCTTCGGCCCCAGCGTCCTGCAACCCGACGGCAGCGTGTACCGCTTCGGCCTGACCCCCGCCCAGGGCGCGACCATCCGCATGACCCGCTACCAGTACGGCGGCGGCGCCGTCGGGAACGTCCCGGCCCGCAGCCTCAGCGTCCTCAAGAGCAGCCTGCCCTACGTGGCGCGCGTCACCAACCACGCCCCCGCCGTCGGCGGCCGCAACGCCCAGCAGCTCGAGGACGCCGTGCAGCGCGTCCCGCACCTGCTGCGCACCCGCACCCGCGCCGTCACCGCCGACGACTACGAACACCTCGCCGCGCAGGTGCCCGGCGTCGCCCGCGCCCGCTGCGTCACCCCGAACATGCACGCGCCCGGCCAGACCTACCCCGGCCAGATCCGCGCCCTGCACGTCCCGCCCGGCCAGGTCACGGTCGCCGTGCTGCCCGAGGTGCGCCCCGGCGACCCCGGCGTGGACGCCGACCCGCTGACGCCCGGCCGGGTCGCGCCCGAACGCCTGACCCTCAGCGCGGAACTGCGCGCGGCGGTGCAGGAGGAACTCGACCTGCGCCGCCCGGTCGGCACCACCCTCGACCTGCGCGCCCCGCAGTACGTGTGGGTCAGCGTCACCGCCACCGTCCGCGCCGCGCACGCCGCCAGCCGCCCCGCCCGCGAGGACGTCCGCCGCCGCGCCCTGCACGCCCTGTACACGTACCTGAGCCCCTACACCGGCGGTCCCGAAGGGCAGGGCTGGCCCTTCGGCCGCACCCTGACCCTCAGCGAACTGTACGGCCTGCTGCGCGCCGTGCCGGGCCTGGAAGTCGTCGAGGACGTGCAGGTCGTCCTGACCGAACCCGGCCAGCCCGAGACGCGCGAGGTCGTCACCGGCAGCCTCCCCATGCCCCCGCAGGCGCTGATCGTCAGCGACGTGCACCACGTCCGGGTGGAACAGGGATGA
- a CDS encoding phage tail protein, giving the protein MSASLQVRRGGEVLRVLPLARALSIGRTPDNGLPLRDPSVAIRHAEISAEGGALLLTHLAGGEHVTFVNGHRLAPNEPRRLEPGDEIQIGPFTLAFLTAAPETRPAPAPAGRVREQGDLASRPARAPLPTYPPEAPARGTLALYTEFLPPFFQESEFLSRYLKIFEAIWEPLQRRQDSVDMIFDPRVAPPRVLAWMAGWLGVPLDPHWPEARQRAWLREAVTLYRWRGTRYGLSRALETVYGLSPVLREDSAQPHTLTVRLLDPPDGDDTASRAAVTAFIHAHAPAHTRVDVEWVSADAASPSPPAPADAAPPPEPEPVTAQPTPPPAAPDGPPA; this is encoded by the coding sequence ATGAGCGCCTCGTTGCAGGTCCGCCGGGGGGGCGAGGTGCTGCGGGTCCTGCCGCTGGCCCGCGCCCTGTCCATCGGCCGCACGCCCGACAACGGGCTGCCGCTGCGGGACCCGTCGGTCGCCATCCGCCACGCCGAGATCAGCGCCGAGGGCGGCGCGCTGCTCCTGACGCACCTCGCGGGCGGCGAGCACGTCACGTTCGTCAACGGCCACCGCCTCGCGCCGAACGAACCGCGCCGCCTGGAACCCGGCGACGAGATCCAGATCGGCCCGTTCACGCTGGCGTTCCTGACCGCCGCGCCCGAGACCCGCCCGGCGCCCGCCCCCGCCGGACGCGTGCGCGAACAGGGGGACCTCGCCTCCCGGCCCGCCCGCGCGCCGCTGCCCACCTACCCGCCGGAAGCCCCGGCGCGCGGCACGCTGGCGCTGTACACCGAGTTCCTCCCGCCCTTCTTCCAGGAATCCGAGTTCCTGTCGCGCTACCTGAAGATCTTCGAGGCGATCTGGGAGCCCCTCCAGCGCCGCCAGGACAGCGTCGACATGATCTTCGACCCCAGGGTCGCGCCGCCGCGCGTGCTCGCGTGGATGGCCGGGTGGCTGGGCGTCCCACTGGACCCCCACTGGCCCGAGGCGCGCCAGCGCGCGTGGCTGCGCGAGGCCGTCACCCTGTACCGCTGGCGCGGCACCCGTTACGGCCTGAGCCGCGCCCTGGAAACCGTGTACGGCCTGAGCCCGGTCCTGCGCGAGGACAGCGCCCAGCCGCACACCCTGACCGTGCGCCTGCTCGACCCGCCCGACGGGGACGACACCGCCAGCCGCGCGGCCGTCACCGCGTTCATCCACGCGCACGCCCCCGCGCACACCCGCGTGGACGTCGAGTGGGTCAGCGCCGACGCGGCCAGCCCCTCCCCGCCCGCCCCGGCCGACGCCGCCCCGCCCCCTGAACCCGAACCGGTCACCGCCCAGCCCACCCCGCCCCCCGCTGCACCCGACGGACCCCCCGCATGA